In a genomic window of Scomber japonicus isolate fScoJap1 chromosome 17, fScoJap1.pri, whole genome shotgun sequence:
- the znf410 gene encoding zinc finger protein 410 has translation MLSDELDSKPELLVQFVQNASIPLVQGLEDSDPKHSCLPLLATADSSLCSQLELTDGGLSHEPETSPSLSEFGGVSERSPLVVQAHAHPRASPSPPPILHDLQQSDSTSYVLLNLAKGITASSESLIFAADGAGEDDDEGVSSGDYGIDGSAPWYLRVQELAHDSLIAATRAQLARDAKASLDARTASVTNGDHTHSLPSDGDKRELPLRTGRPVSKQILRCSFEGCCRTFTWPAHLKYHLKTHRNDRMFRCGAEGCGKSFYVLQRLQVHMRTHNGEKPFICKEKNCGKKFTTAGNLKNHRRIHTGEKPFLCEADGCGRSFAEYSSLRKHMLVHSGEKPHHCGICGKTFSQSGSRNVHMRKRHGEEGLSSESRETGEALTQSSLLEADGENGDSMVTMTTTVEPMNLHHAMLRSPGSADSVVVLSQPHELVTMTTEGHTYGDDVVALL, from the exons ATGCTTTCTGATGAGCTTGACTCCAAACCAGAG CTGCTGGTGCAGTTTGTGCAGAACGCATCCATCCCTCTGGTCCAGGGTCTGGAGGACTCAGATCCCAAACACTCCTGCCTGCCTCTGCTGGCCACAGCTGACAGCTCCCTGTGCAGTCAGCTGGAGCTCACAG ATGGAGGCCTGAGCCATGAGCCTGAGACTTCTCCCTCCCTGTCGGAGTTTGGGGGGGTGTCAGAGCGAAGCCCTTTAGTGGTGCAGGCACACGCTCACCCACGGGCCTCACCCAGCCCCCCACCCATCCTCCATGACCTGCAACAGTCAGACAGCACTTCCTACGTCCTGCTGAACCTGGCAAAAG GCATCACAGCCTCTTCAGAGTCACTGATCTTCGCCGCAGATGGCGCTGGGGAGGATGACGATGAGGGGGTTTCATCGGGGGACTATGGGATTGATGGCAGTGCTCCCTGGTATCTGCGGGTGCAGGAGCTGGCACATGACAGCCTGATTGCCGCCACACGGGCACAGCTCGCTAGAGATGCCAAGGCCAGCCTGGACGCTAGAACTGCAAGCGTCACTAACG gtgaccacacacacagcttgcCATCAGACGGGGACAAGCGGGAGCTGCCGTTGCGGACCGGCCGCCCCGTTTCCAAGCAGATCCTCCGCTGCTCGTTTGAGGGTTGCTGCAGGACGTTCACCTGGCCCGCTCATCTCAAATACCACCTGAAAACTCACAG GAATGACCGAATGTTCAGGTGTGGCGCCGAAGGCTGCGGGAAGAGTTTTTACGTGCTGCAGAGGCTGCAAGTTCACATGAGAACTCACAACGGCGAGAAGCCCTTCATCTGCAAGGAGAAGAACTGTGGCAAGAAGTTCACCACAGCCGGAAACTTAAAGAACCACAGGCGCATACACACAG GAGAGAAGCCTTTTCTTTGTGAAGCAGATGGTTGTGGGCGATCTTTCGCAGAGTATTCCAGTCTACGGAAACATATGCTCGTACATTCTG gTGAGAAGCCTCATCACTGCGGGATCTGTGGGAAGACTTTCTCTCAGTCCGGCAGCAGAAACGTCCACATGAGGAAGAGACACGGCGAGGAGGGGCTCAGCAGTGAAAGCAGAGAAACAG GTGAGGCCCTGACACAAAGCAGCCTGCTGGAGGCAGACGGTGAGAACGGAGACAGTAtggtcaccatgacaacaaccGTTGAACCCATGAATCTTCATCACGCTATGCTGAGATCACCAG GCTCTGCAGATTCTGTGGTGGTTCTCTCTCAGCCACACGAGCTGGTGACCATGACGACTGAAGGACACACATACGGAGATGATGTGGTGGCGCTGCTGTAG